A region of Fundulus heteroclitus isolate FHET01 unplaced genomic scaffold, MU-UCD_Fhet_4.1 scaffold_59, whole genome shotgun sequence DNA encodes the following proteins:
- the LOC105921400 gene encoding arrestin red cell isoform X2, with translation MGDKAGTRVFKKSSPNCKLTVYLGKRDFVDHLDHVDPVDGVILVDPEYLKDRKVFVTLTCAFRYGREDLDVLGLSFRKDLYISTFQAFPPVPEEKKPNSRLQERLLKKLGQHAHPFYFTIPQNLPCSVTLQPGPEDTGKACGVDFEIRAFCAKSIEEKIHKRNSVRLVIRKVQYAPEKPGPQPMVETTRSFLMSDRSLHLEASLDKELYYHGEPISVNVHVTNNSTKTVKRVKISVRQYADICLFSTAQYKCPVAQLEADDQVSSSSTFCKVYTLTPTLDKNREKRGLALDGKLKHEDTNLASSTIVKDVTNKEVLGILVSYRVKVKLVVSRGGDVSVELPFILMHPKPVEPPASRPQSAVPDSDPPIDTNLIEFDTNVSQDDDFVFEDFARLRLKGAVDDKDEDC, from the exons ATGGGGGACAAGGCGGGCACCAG AGTTTTCAAGAAGTCCAGCCCCAACTGCAAG CTCACGGTCTACCTGGGAAAGAGGGACTTTGTGGACCACCTGGACCACGTCGACCCGGTTG ATGGAGTGATCCTGGTGGACCCGGAGTACCTGAAGGACCGCAAAG tcTTCGTCACCCTGACCTGCGCGTTCCGCTACGGCCGCGAGGATCTGGACGTTCTGGGCCTGTCCTTCAGGAAGGACCTCTACATCTCCACCTTCCAG GCCTTCCCGCCGGTTCCGGAGGAGAAGAAACCCAACAGCCGTCTGCAGGAGCGGCTGCTGAAGAAACTGGGCCAGCACGCTCACCCGTTCTACTTCACA ATCCCTCAGAACCTGCCCTGCTCCGTCACCTTACAGCCCGGCCCAGAGGACACCGGCAAG GCCTGTGGCGTCGACTTTGAGATCAGAGCGTTCTGCGCCAAGTCGATAGAGGAGAAGATCCACAAGAG GAACTCGGTGCGTCTGGTGATCAGGAAGGTCCAGTACGCCCCGGAGAAGCCGGGCCCTCAGCCCATGGTGGAGACCACCCGCAGCTTCCTCATGTCCGACAGATCCCTGCACCTGGAGGCGTCCTTAGACAAAGAG CTGTACTACCACGGAGAGCCCATCAGCGTGAACGTCCACGTCACCAACAACTCCACCAAGACGGTGAAGAGAGTCAAGATCTCAG TGCGGCAGTACGCCGACATCTGTCTATTCAGCACCGCCCAGTACAAGTGTCCAGTGGCCCAGCTGGAGGCAGA CGACCAGGTGTCGTCCAGCTCCACCTTCTGTAAGGTGTACACTCTGACCCCGACGCTGGACaagaacagagagaagagaggacTGGCTCTGGACGGGAAGCTCAAACATGAAGACACCAACCTGGCCTCCTCCACCAT AGTGAAGGATGTCACCAACAAGGAGGTCCTGGGCATCCTGGTGTCCtacagagtcaaagtcaaactGGTGGTGTCACGTGGAGG GGACGTGTCGGTGGAGCTGCCCTTCATCCTCATGCATCCCAAACCGGTGGAGCCGCCCGCGTCCCGCCCTCAGTCAG CCGTGCCGGACTCGGACCCGCCCATCGACACCAACCTCATCGAGTTCGACACAAA CGTCTCCCAGGACGACGACTTCGTCTTCGAGGACTTTGCTCGCCTGCGGCTCAAAGGCGCCGTGGACGACAAGGACGAGGACTGCTAG
- the LOC105921400 gene encoding arrestin red cell isoform X1, which produces MGDKAGTRVFKKSSPNCKLTVYLGKRDFVDHLDHVDPVDGVILVDPEYLKDRKVFVTLTCAFRYGREDLDVLGLSFRKDLYISTFQAFPPVPEEKKPNSRLQERLLKKLGQHAHPFYFTIPQNLPCSVTLQPGPEDTGKACGVDFEIRAFCAKSIEEKIHKRNSVRLVIRKVQYAPEKPGPQPMVETTRSFLMSDRSLHLEASLDKELYYHGEPISVNVHVTNNSTKTVKRVKISVRQYADICLFSTAQYKCPVAQLEADDQVSSSSTFCKVYTLTPTLDKNREKRGLALDGKLKHEDTNLASSTIVKDVTNKEVLGILVSYRVKVKLVVSRGGDVSVELPFILMHPKPVEPPASRPQSAVPDSDPPIDTNLIEFDTNSVSQDDDFVFEDFARLRLKGAVDDKDEDC; this is translated from the exons ATGGGGGACAAGGCGGGCACCAG AGTTTTCAAGAAGTCCAGCCCCAACTGCAAG CTCACGGTCTACCTGGGAAAGAGGGACTTTGTGGACCACCTGGACCACGTCGACCCGGTTG ATGGAGTGATCCTGGTGGACCCGGAGTACCTGAAGGACCGCAAAG tcTTCGTCACCCTGACCTGCGCGTTCCGCTACGGCCGCGAGGATCTGGACGTTCTGGGCCTGTCCTTCAGGAAGGACCTCTACATCTCCACCTTCCAG GCCTTCCCGCCGGTTCCGGAGGAGAAGAAACCCAACAGCCGTCTGCAGGAGCGGCTGCTGAAGAAACTGGGCCAGCACGCTCACCCGTTCTACTTCACA ATCCCTCAGAACCTGCCCTGCTCCGTCACCTTACAGCCCGGCCCAGAGGACACCGGCAAG GCCTGTGGCGTCGACTTTGAGATCAGAGCGTTCTGCGCCAAGTCGATAGAGGAGAAGATCCACAAGAG GAACTCGGTGCGTCTGGTGATCAGGAAGGTCCAGTACGCCCCGGAGAAGCCGGGCCCTCAGCCCATGGTGGAGACCACCCGCAGCTTCCTCATGTCCGACAGATCCCTGCACCTGGAGGCGTCCTTAGACAAAGAG CTGTACTACCACGGAGAGCCCATCAGCGTGAACGTCCACGTCACCAACAACTCCACCAAGACGGTGAAGAGAGTCAAGATCTCAG TGCGGCAGTACGCCGACATCTGTCTATTCAGCACCGCCCAGTACAAGTGTCCAGTGGCCCAGCTGGAGGCAGA CGACCAGGTGTCGTCCAGCTCCACCTTCTGTAAGGTGTACACTCTGACCCCGACGCTGGACaagaacagagagaagagaggacTGGCTCTGGACGGGAAGCTCAAACATGAAGACACCAACCTGGCCTCCTCCACCAT AGTGAAGGATGTCACCAACAAGGAGGTCCTGGGCATCCTGGTGTCCtacagagtcaaagtcaaactGGTGGTGTCACGTGGAGG GGACGTGTCGGTGGAGCTGCCCTTCATCCTCATGCATCCCAAACCGGTGGAGCCGCCCGCGTCCCGCCCTCAGTCAG CCGTGCCGGACTCGGACCCGCCCATCGACACCAACCTCATCGAGTTCGACACAAA CAGCGTCTCCCAGGACGACGACTTCGTCTTCGAGGACTTTGCTCGCCTGCGGCTCAAAGGCGCCGTGGACGACAAGGACGAGGACTGCTAG